A genomic region of Candidatus Eremiobacteraceae bacterium contains the following coding sequences:
- a CDS encoding TlpA disulfide reductase family protein — protein MIGWIVVAVLFTIAGLLFWRSISIVTSVPASATSSGLAHVGKLAPSIPLVTLSGTPIALRAYSGKPLWVNFFATWCPPCKDELPQIERRYERLHSSGLLVLGIDQQEEAKVVKPFTARFGLRYPILIDNGKGPNVYFLQALPTSVFIDRQGIVRFIQIGEMTPPMMDKALATILQ, from the coding sequence ATGATCGGTTGGATAGTCGTCGCCGTGCTATTCACCATCGCCGGCCTTCTGTTTTGGCGGTCGATCAGCATCGTCACCTCGGTACCCGCTTCGGCTACCTCGTCGGGACTAGCGCATGTGGGTAAACTCGCGCCCAGCATTCCCCTCGTGACTCTCTCGGGAACCCCTATCGCGCTTCGCGCGTACAGCGGCAAACCGCTCTGGGTGAATTTCTTCGCGACGTGGTGCCCGCCGTGCAAAGATGAACTGCCGCAGATCGAGCGACGATATGAGCGTTTGCATTCCTCGGGTTTGCTCGTTCTCGGAATCGATCAGCAAGAAGAGGCAAAGGTCGTCAAGCCGTTCACCGCGCGTTTTGGACTTCGGTACCCGATTTTGATCGATAACGGCAAGGGGCCGAACGTCTATTTTCTTCAGGCGCTGCCGACATCCGTATTCATCGATCGTCAGGGAATAGTGCGCTTTATCCAAATCGGCGAGATGACTCCGCCGATGATGGACAAAGCGCTCGCCACGATCTTGCAATAA
- the thyX gene encoding FAD-dependent thymidylate synthase — protein MPEIDVRVALLEKSPNPTAMTATAARTCYSANSPEAITKRWADRHDDMVKTVDRVRAAGHHSTLEHNIYIFGVTGLSRAATHQLVRHRHLQFDQQSQRYLAFKNAEFPYVKPKRIASLPALSARFDALMAEIGATYEAMIAAGIPGEDARFVLPNAAASQLVVSGNARAWYEFLSLRTCNMAQWEIREMSFQVLRILKREDPVLFKDAGATCVRGYCNETEGPNCPRYITVIRSDLRKAEAAKTWLATRGKSI, from the coding sequence ATGCCCGAAATCGATGTCCGCGTCGCGCTGCTCGAGAAATCGCCGAATCCGACGGCCATGACGGCGACCGCCGCCCGCACTTGCTATTCCGCGAATTCTCCGGAGGCGATCACCAAGCGCTGGGCAGATCGCCACGACGATATGGTCAAAACCGTGGACCGTGTGCGCGCTGCCGGCCATCACTCAACGCTCGAACACAACATCTATATCTTCGGTGTCACGGGGTTATCGCGCGCCGCGACGCACCAACTCGTCCGCCACCGTCATCTGCAATTCGACCAGCAGAGCCAGCGTTATCTCGCGTTCAAAAACGCTGAGTTCCCGTACGTCAAGCCCAAACGGATCGCATCGTTGCCCGCGCTCTCGGCGCGATTCGACGCGCTCATGGCGGAGATCGGCGCGACGTATGAAGCGATGATCGCGGCCGGCATTCCCGGTGAAGACGCACGCTTCGTGCTTCCCAACGCGGCTGCGAGTCAGCTCGTCGTCTCGGGCAATGCGCGCGCGTGGTACGAATTTCTCTCGCTGCGCACATGCAACATGGCCCAGTGGGAGATACGCGAGATGTCGTTTCAAGTGTTGCGGATACTCAAACGCGAAGATCCGGTCTTGTTCAAAGATGCGGGCGCGACGTGCGTTCGCGGATATTGTAATGAGACCGAGGGCCCGAATTGTCCCCGCTATATCACCGTGATCCGTTCCGATCTGCGTAAAGCCGAAGCCGCGAAAACATGGCTCGCCACCCGCGGCAAATCTATCTAA
- a CDS encoding cupredoxin domain-containing protein translates to MNEPSRGRAAIRVTLLALALLACAACQQKVNTGQVTINMTGAGGGAYNPANVTVALGTHVIFVNQDTQPHSATVAGAFDSGIIAPNGGRWTWVASIPGTFQYHSSLQPTMIATITVLPGAPTSP, encoded by the coding sequence ATGAATGAACCATCGCGCGGGCGCGCGGCGATTCGCGTCACGCTTCTCGCGCTGGCGCTGCTCGCCTGCGCGGCGTGTCAGCAGAAGGTGAACACCGGCCAGGTCACTATCAATATGACCGGCGCAGGCGGCGGGGCATACAATCCCGCCAACGTCACTGTCGCGCTCGGAACACACGTCATCTTCGTGAACCAGGATACCCAGCCGCACAGCGCGACCGTAGCCGGTGCGTTCGACTCCGGCATCATCGCGCCGAACGGCGGGCGATGGACGTGGGTCGCCTCGATTCCGGGCACCTTCCAATATCACAGTTCGCTCCAACCGACGATGATCGCGACGATCACCGTCCTGCCCGGCGCGCCGACCAGCCCGTAA
- a CDS encoding peptide ABC transporter substrate-binding protein, with amino-acid sequence MTNPRMLVVTVLAAVLATVVTACSNVSQSTSGASGRSGGQPGVLHYAEIAEPDSLNPLVSTQATTIDLSYFVYQFFFNIDDHQQYVPEVALEVPTLENGGVSRDGMTLTYHLRKGLKWQDGAPLTARDVVFTYQAIMNPQNNVQVRTGYDHVGSVVAADDYTVVVHMKKFFAPIVAYFMCIQGGYPLMPAHLLASYPNVNHIPYNVLPIGSGPFRVTEWVHGDHVTMVANPLYWRGPPKLKSIVLKIVGDNNTIVTQLKTGETDAWFRADPSLYPAYSNIPGINVVLSPQNVFGHLDFNLKDPNTPWSDVRVRQAIEYAMDRQRIAHDATHDVFVPSDSDQQYFNWAYDRSIPHIGFNPPMARKLLAQAGWQPGPDGILTKNGQRFTIQYAYISGNVIGAAVGNIIQQELRGVGIEMTQKTYPAPLFFNSQQNGGILNSYKYEMAYYGWVNGVDPDDSSLYGCDQFPPAGQNSLHWCDPKVQAAENDALSTFDVARRKADYAIIQTELATQVPTIILYVERRADVFTNRFKGFKASPATSAYWNSWEWTMD; translated from the coding sequence ATGACGAATCCACGAATGCTGGTCGTCACGGTGCTAGCCGCCGTGCTCGCGACCGTCGTGACCGCGTGTTCGAATGTCTCGCAGAGCACATCGGGCGCAAGCGGCCGCAGCGGCGGGCAGCCGGGCGTTCTGCACTACGCGGAGATCGCCGAGCCGGACTCCTTGAATCCGCTCGTCTCGACGCAAGCGACGACGATCGACCTCTCGTACTTCGTCTATCAATTCTTCTTCAACATCGACGATCATCAGCAATACGTGCCCGAGGTCGCGCTCGAGGTTCCAACGCTGGAGAACGGCGGAGTCTCGCGCGACGGCATGACGCTGACGTATCACCTTCGCAAGGGTCTGAAATGGCAGGACGGCGCGCCGCTGACGGCGCGGGATGTCGTCTTCACGTACCAGGCGATCATGAATCCGCAGAACAACGTCCAGGTACGCACGGGTTACGATCACGTGGGCAGCGTCGTTGCAGCGGATGACTACACGGTCGTCGTGCATATGAAAAAATTCTTCGCGCCGATCGTGGCGTATTTCATGTGCATCCAAGGCGGGTACCCGCTCATGCCCGCGCATCTGCTCGCTTCATACCCCAACGTCAATCACATCCCGTACAATGTGCTGCCGATCGGATCCGGGCCGTTCCGCGTGACCGAATGGGTGCATGGCGATCACGTGACGATGGTGGCCAACCCGCTCTATTGGCGCGGGCCGCCCAAATTGAAGTCGATCGTGCTGAAGATCGTGGGCGACAATAACACGATCGTGACCCAATTGAAGACAGGCGAGACCGACGCGTGGTTCCGCGCCGACCCGTCGCTTTATCCGGCGTATTCGAACATCCCGGGAATCAACGTCGTGCTCTCGCCGCAGAATGTCTTCGGCCACCTCGATTTCAACTTGAAGGATCCCAACACGCCGTGGTCCGACGTGCGCGTGCGGCAGGCGATAGAATACGCGATGGATCGGCAACGGATCGCCCACGATGCGACCCACGACGTCTTCGTCCCATCCGACAGCGACCAGCAGTATTTCAACTGGGCGTACGATAGGAGCATTCCGCACATCGGCTTCAATCCGCCGATGGCGCGCAAACTATTGGCGCAGGCCGGCTGGCAGCCCGGGCCCGACGGCATCCTGACCAAGAACGGACAGCGGTTCACGATCCAATACGCATACATCTCCGGCAATGTCATCGGCGCTGCGGTAGGCAACATCATCCAGCAAGAGTTGCGTGGCGTCGGCATCGAGATGACGCAGAAGACGTATCCGGCGCCGCTCTTCTTCAACTCGCAGCAGAACGGCGGCATCCTCAACTCGTACAAGTATGAGATGGCATACTACGGCTGGGTGAACGGCGTCGATCCGGACGACTCGTCCTTATACGGCTGCGATCAGTTCCCGCCGGCCGGCCAGAACAGCTTGCACTGGTGCGACCCGAAGGTCCAAGCAGCCGAGAACGACGCCCTCAGCACTTTTGACGTGGCACGCCGTAAAGCCGACTACGCGATCATCCAGACCGAACTCGCGACGCAGGTTCCCACGATCATCCTCTATGTAGAGCGCCGAGCCGACGTGTTCACCAATCGATTCAAGGGCTTCAAAGCATCGCCGGCGACATCGGCCTATTGGAATTCTTGGGAATGGACAATGGACTAG
- a CDS encoding N-acetylmuramoyl-L-alanine amidase, translating to MNALLALLAAALTIVYPGPGAQLPAVSRSFVFGASPPGSHVVVNGTAAHSASDGGWIAYVPLVPGDFTLNVSAEGDRMWYLQRRIHVAAPLRTDPPAPARFDGALSPQPYANLVVRVGDVVRLQVKGSTGASASATVGDEGPVQLTETELNGARGVYEGQLRVRPSTRSQPLPVTYTLRSANGAAISARARGRVTVDASAQPAVGSVALTRTADGQRPYGVVMRSPGNDWFLFPPAGTPFAIEGKDGNFFRVEAGGGVSGYIYKDNLRIEPPDTPSPSAALNGIETSDFPTESVVEVHLSSRVPFTLAESSAATALKLALFSTDAGTGALTISGAAEGISSITRMAAPAGALGLRIALRQHSIWGYHVSWAGNDLEISIKKPPHMDAAPRPALRGLLVVVDPGHSPDAGAVGPLGTQERVVNLEIARRLAYHLGLFGARTLLTRTDESGPGLYDRTLTATAANADVLISVHNNAWPDGTDPATQLGYSVYYYHAESLDLARAIHAAYARETQLPDAGLFREDFALVRPTEQPSVLTESAFITWPDEEQLLLSPPFIDRLGATLADGLERWAEARRALETPRQP from the coding sequence GTGAACGCTCTGCTCGCGCTTCTTGCGGCTGCGCTCACGATCGTCTATCCTGGACCGGGCGCGCAACTGCCGGCGGTCTCGCGCTCGTTTGTGTTCGGCGCTTCGCCTCCCGGATCTCATGTCGTCGTCAACGGCACTGCCGCGCATAGCGCCTCCGACGGCGGATGGATCGCGTACGTGCCGCTCGTGCCCGGAGACTTCACGCTCAACGTCAGCGCTGAAGGCGATCGCATGTGGTATCTGCAGCGGCGCATCCACGTGGCCGCGCCGCTGCGCACCGATCCGCCGGCGCCCGCGCGATTTGACGGCGCGCTTTCACCGCAGCCGTACGCGAATCTCGTCGTGCGAGTCGGCGATGTCGTGCGATTGCAAGTAAAAGGAAGCACCGGCGCAAGCGCTTCCGCGACTGTGGGCGACGAAGGTCCGGTTCAGCTGACCGAAACCGAGTTGAACGGCGCTCGCGGGGTGTATGAAGGCCAGCTTCGAGTCCGGCCGAGCACACGCTCCCAGCCGCTGCCGGTCACGTATACGCTTAGATCCGCAAACGGCGCCGCGATCTCGGCACGCGCTCGCGGCCGTGTGACCGTCGATGCTTCCGCGCAGCCGGCGGTGGGTTCTGTCGCGCTCACGCGAACGGCGGACGGGCAGCGCCCGTACGGCGTGGTGATGCGGTCGCCCGGCAACGATTGGTTCTTGTTCCCGCCGGCGGGCACGCCGTTTGCGATCGAAGGGAAAGACGGCAACTTCTTTCGGGTGGAGGCGGGAGGCGGTGTATCCGGTTACATCTATAAGGATAATCTGCGCATCGAACCTCCGGACACGCCTTCGCCGAGCGCGGCGCTCAACGGGATCGAGACCTCCGACTTTCCAACCGAATCGGTCGTCGAGGTGCACCTCTCATCGCGCGTGCCGTTCACCTTGGCTGAGTCGAGCGCCGCGACCGCCCTCAAGCTCGCACTGTTCTCCACAGACGCAGGAACGGGTGCGCTCACGATCTCCGGAGCGGCGGAAGGCATCTCTTCCATTACCAGGATGGCGGCGCCGGCCGGCGCGTTGGGTCTGCGCATCGCGCTGCGGCAACACTCGATCTGGGGATACCACGTCAGCTGGGCCGGCAACGATCTGGAGATTTCGATCAAGAAGCCGCCGCACATGGACGCTGCTCCCCGGCCGGCGTTGCGCGGACTTCTCGTCGTCGTGGACCCCGGACACTCGCCGGATGCGGGCGCGGTCGGACCGCTCGGCACGCAAGAGCGAGTGGTGAATCTCGAAATCGCGCGCCGCCTTGCATACCATCTCGGTTTGTTCGGCGCGCGCACCCTGTTGACGCGCACCGATGAGAGCGGCCCTGGACTCTACGACCGAACGCTGACCGCGACGGCCGCGAACGCCGACGTGTTGATCAGCGTGCACAACAACGCTTGGCCGGACGGCACGGATCCGGCGACGCAGCTCGGCTACTCGGTGTACTATTACCACGCGGAGAGCCTCGATCTCGCACGAGCGATCCACGCTGCGTACGCGCGCGAAACGCAGCTGCCCGACGCCGGGCTCTTTCGCGAAGATTTCGCGCTGGTGCGGCCCACCGAGCAGCCCTCGGTGCTCACCGAATCGGCATTCATAACGTGGCCGGATGAAGAACAGCTCTTGTTGTCGCCGCCGTTCATCGATCGCCTCGGCGCCACGCTCGCCGACGGCCTCGAGCGTTGGGCAGAAGCTCGCCGCGCGCTTGAGACACCGCGACAGCCGTAG
- a CDS encoding TolC family protein has product MKIALPLYACALAMIVATAANAAPAPSASPSPAATPSMTYGTAPPAPPFSSMSPHPGASSAPQSLSLTDAENIALAQSPLITIARAQLDAAGGATGLAHSGGYPNISVSADSTRTKASSGLSQGTGATPAPSVGQLTSNSANANVRQLIFDGGRLRSQIVSATLNEDAARYTLARTVQSLFFTIAQDYYAALQARHALIAANDQLNLASVQYNLVNAQFKAGIASKADVLTALFPVAQARLKVAQQRNGEQLALTTLLNTMGLPATPTVNLIDDTSTAGGPILSTDQAMAVASVTRPDLLAAEASAKSADAAVNAAALARFPQLSATASDGVSGTAPGFGRNGNSYSYGLGLTFPLFDGGAIHAQTVSARAQADIAHANLKTAVLGVGLSVQQAILNLETASESVTAANAELANARTVLDVTNAQYKSGVTTLPLLLNAQVGLTTAESDQITALYNFKVAQAALQLAEGTISKP; this is encoded by the coding sequence ATGAAGATCGCACTCCCCTTGTATGCCTGCGCGCTCGCGATGATCGTCGCCACCGCCGCCAATGCGGCACCGGCGCCAAGTGCCTCGCCTTCGCCGGCAGCGACACCGTCCATGACATACGGTACAGCTCCGCCCGCCCCGCCGTTCTCCTCGATGTCGCCGCATCCGGGAGCGTCTTCCGCGCCGCAGTCGCTCAGCTTGACGGATGCGGAGAACATCGCGCTCGCGCAGTCGCCGCTGATCACAATCGCTCGCGCGCAGCTCGATGCGGCGGGCGGCGCCACCGGTCTTGCGCATAGCGGCGGTTATCCGAACATCAGCGTCTCAGCTGATTCCACGCGCACGAAAGCATCGAGCGGTCTATCGCAGGGCACAGGCGCGACTCCGGCGCCGAGCGTCGGGCAACTGACATCGAATAGCGCGAATGCGAACGTCCGTCAACTCATCTTCGACGGCGGCAGGCTGCGGTCGCAAATAGTTTCGGCCACGCTGAATGAAGACGCTGCGCGCTATACGCTTGCCCGCACCGTCCAATCGCTGTTCTTCACGATCGCGCAAGACTATTACGCCGCGCTGCAAGCACGACACGCCTTGATCGCGGCCAACGACCAGCTCAACCTCGCCTCGGTGCAATACAATCTCGTCAACGCGCAATTCAAAGCGGGCATAGCCTCGAAGGCGGACGTTTTGACCGCGCTGTTCCCGGTCGCACAGGCGCGACTCAAAGTCGCTCAACAGCGCAACGGCGAACAACTCGCGCTCACGACGCTGCTCAACACCATGGGTCTGCCTGCGACCCCAACCGTCAACTTGATCGATGACACGTCCACGGCCGGCGGACCGATCTTGAGCACCGATCAAGCGATGGCAGTCGCGTCGGTCACGCGCCCCGATCTCCTTGCGGCCGAGGCGTCGGCAAAATCCGCCGATGCAGCGGTCAACGCCGCGGCGCTGGCGCGCTTTCCGCAGCTCTCCGCCACGGCGTCCGACGGCGTGTCGGGTACAGCGCCGGGATTTGGGCGAAATGGAAATAGCTATTCCTACGGGCTTGGACTGACGTTCCCGCTCTTCGACGGCGGTGCGATCCACGCCCAAACGGTCAGTGCTCGAGCGCAAGCCGACATCGCGCACGCCAATCTCAAGACTGCGGTTCTCGGCGTCGGACTGAGCGTTCAACAAGCGATCTTGAACCTTGAGACCGCGAGCGAAAGCGTGACTGCGGCCAATGCAGAGCTTGCGAACGCGCGCACGGTACTCGACGTGACGAACGCCCAGTACAAATCGGGCGTCACCACGCTTCCTCTCCTCCTGAACGCGCAAGTCGGATTGACGACGGCGGAGAGCGATCAGATCACAGCGCTCTACAATTTCAAGGTGGCGCAAGCGGCGCTGCAGCTGGCCGAGGGCACGATCAGCAAACCGTAA
- a CDS encoding efflux RND transporter periplasmic adaptor subunit, translating into MTAHLSPVRNIACACIAVVSILSLAACGAKSGKASADQGPPPVPVSVAPVVRGPIASTFTLTGTIIPGQQANLSSVISGQVLAVNAQIGDRVRKGQLLVQIDDSTLRATLAQNQAAYDAARARMHSSVSNDVGSASTTQAGLESAKVAESAAASNLARTQSLFKQGYVSQTALDQALSQEAAAESTLRSAQVAAQNANMSAGSGSSAQSDIETARATAAQDAAAVQFAETQIGQAAVTAPFDGVVTQRSVDPGSLASPGTPLVQVSQLDPAFVAVGIPDSDLASVSAGTSASVTVETMPGRTWTGKVDNLNAATNAGTLSYLARIAIPNPTIELKAGMVATVAFVAARHEHALIVPRTAVISTQDGSAVYIVDHGKAKALPVVVGLQTQDRAEVSGRGISAGTRVITQRPDSLQDGSPVQIVVSNGVAISSPPSQ; encoded by the coding sequence ATGACCGCACATCTATCGCCAGTCCGGAACATCGCATGCGCCTGCATCGCCGTTGTTTCCATACTTTCGCTCGCCGCCTGCGGCGCGAAATCCGGCAAAGCATCCGCTGATCAAGGGCCGCCGCCGGTCCCCGTTTCCGTCGCGCCTGTCGTCCGGGGTCCCATCGCTTCGACGTTCACGCTCACGGGCACGATCATACCGGGGCAACAGGCGAATCTATCGTCCGTCATCTCCGGTCAAGTGCTCGCTGTGAACGCGCAGATCGGGGATCGCGTTCGCAAAGGCCAGCTCTTGGTCCAGATCGACGACTCAACGCTTCGCGCAACGCTGGCGCAGAATCAAGCGGCATACGATGCCGCGCGGGCGCGCATGCATTCGTCCGTTTCAAACGACGTCGGCAGTGCCTCCACCACGCAAGCAGGTCTCGAATCGGCAAAGGTCGCGGAGAGCGCGGCAGCTTCGAACCTCGCGCGCACGCAATCGCTTTTCAAGCAAGGGTACGTCTCGCAGACGGCGCTCGACCAAGCCTTGAGCCAGGAAGCAGCTGCAGAGTCGACACTTCGCAGTGCGCAGGTCGCCGCTCAGAACGCCAACATGTCCGCCGGCAGCGGAAGCTCCGCCCAATCGGACATCGAGACGGCGCGAGCGACGGCCGCGCAGGATGCCGCAGCGGTCCAGTTCGCGGAAACCCAGATCGGGCAAGCGGCCGTCACGGCGCCCTTCGACGGCGTTGTGACGCAGCGCAGCGTCGACCCTGGATCGCTCGCGTCGCCTGGCACGCCCCTCGTGCAGGTCTCGCAGCTTGATCCCGCCTTTGTCGCCGTCGGAATTCCAGATTCCGATCTCGCCTCGGTCAGCGCGGGAACGTCAGCCAGCGTCACCGTGGAGACGATGCCGGGGCGCACGTGGACCGGCAAGGTCGACAATCTCAACGCGGCGACGAACGCCGGCACGTTATCCTATCTCGCACGCATAGCGATTCCGAATCCGACGATCGAACTCAAAGCCGGCATGGTGGCGACGGTCGCGTTTGTGGCCGCGCGCCACGAGCATGCGCTCATCGTGCCGCGCACGGCCGTCATCTCCACGCAAGACGGTTCGGCCGTATATATCGTCGATCACGGCAAGGCCAAGGCGCTGCCGGTGGTCGTCGGACTGCAGACGCAGGACCGGGCCGAAGTCAGCGGTCGAGGCATCTCCGCCGGCACGCGCGTCATCACCCAGCGCCCTGATTCGCTGCAAGACGGTTCGCCCGTGCAGATCGTCGTCTCGAACGGCGTCGCGATCTCATCGCCGCCGTCTCAGTAG
- a CDS encoding nitrilase-related carbon-nitrogen hydrolase: protein MAKRVSRVTVRIACAQLVARPTAHARAALTDILAAVAAAGAESADFLVLPECAYPGYVLLAVDPYRKYRIPSAAQALAAVGDAARRASVNVIVGIARTGPAGALRNEAVLIDRSGAISGVYAKSHLWNFDRRWFERGDELPVFETDCGRIGLMICADGRVPEIARTLAKRGAWLIADPTAWVGVGPSYADIHNPQVEFALRTRALENGVAIAAADKCGSETGAVHYAGRSMILSADGRTKAQAPADGAAFIVADVVRHAPRPLVTSVSRSQAKILRAPARRNTAAGNAALPSRSVTIGVYQSRKGGKGFGERREAYASLRAQGAEIIVDTTARAGDIAAALRGARGVRCSIIEGRDMFAPEPARADALAGADIIAWVRPPRTDSIRDFARTRAFENRVFVLVCASAGDNEPACVIAPDGAVAAEALAHVPSGYTFEIRVDRARDKSVVARTDAFADRTPAAYELFL from the coding sequence ATGGCCAAGCGAGTGTCGCGCGTCACGGTCCGGATCGCATGTGCTCAGCTCGTCGCAAGACCGACCGCTCACGCGCGAGCCGCGCTGACGGACATCCTCGCCGCCGTCGCGGCGGCTGGTGCTGAATCGGCCGACTTTCTCGTGCTTCCCGAGTGCGCATATCCCGGCTATGTACTGCTAGCCGTCGATCCGTATCGCAAGTACCGCATTCCATCCGCTGCGCAGGCGCTCGCAGCCGTCGGCGATGCGGCGCGGCGCGCTTCGGTGAACGTCATCGTCGGAATTGCGCGCACCGGCCCGGCCGGAGCGTTGCGCAACGAAGCAGTGCTCATCGACAGGAGCGGAGCGATCTCCGGCGTCTACGCCAAATCACACCTGTGGAATTTCGATCGACGCTGGTTCGAACGCGGCGACGAACTTCCGGTGTTCGAGACCGACTGCGGCCGCATCGGTCTCATGATCTGCGCGGACGGGCGCGTCCCCGAGATAGCGCGCACGCTCGCCAAGCGCGGTGCGTGGCTGATAGCCGACCCGACGGCGTGGGTCGGCGTCGGGCCGTCGTACGCTGACATCCACAACCCTCAAGTCGAGTTCGCGCTCCGCACACGCGCTTTGGAGAACGGCGTCGCGATCGCCGCCGCAGACAAGTGCGGTTCTGAGACGGGCGCCGTCCACTACGCCGGTCGAAGTATGATCCTCTCCGCCGATGGCCGCACGAAAGCGCAAGCGCCCGCTGACGGTGCTGCTTTTATCGTCGCCGATGTCGTCCGGCATGCGCCGCGGCCGCTGGTGACGAGCGTATCGCGATCGCAGGCGAAGATACTGCGCGCTCCGGCGCGGCGCAACACCGCGGCCGGCAACGCCGCCTTGCCGTCTCGATCGGTGACCATCGGCGTGTATCAGTCTCGCAAAGGCGGCAAAGGCTTCGGCGAGCGACGCGAGGCGTACGCATCTTTGCGGGCACAGGGCGCCGAGATCATCGTCGATACGACCGCGCGCGCCGGCGATATCGCAGCTGCGCTTCGCGGCGCGCGCGGGGTACGCTGCTCGATCATCGAAGGCCGCGACATGTTCGCTCCCGAACCTGCCCGCGCCGATGCGCTTGCCGGTGCCGACATCATCGCGTGGGTACGTCCGCCGCGGACAGACAGCATACGCGACTTCGCGCGGACGCGCGCCTTTGAGAACCGCGTCTTTGTTCTCGTCTGCGCCTCGGCCGGCGATAACGAGCCAGCGTGCGTCATCGCGCCTGACGGCGCGGTAGCCGCAGAGGCGCTCGCCCACGTGCCGAGCGGCTACACCTTCGAAATCCGCGTTGATCGGGCGCGCGACAAATCCGTGGTGGCCCGCACCGATGCGTTCGCGGACCGCACGCCCGCCGCGTACGAGCTGTTTCTGTGA
- a CDS encoding copper amine oxidase N-terminal domain-containing protein: MKKFHIAALLAMLFVALGIAPSFAASGTGTTATSGTQVADAAMDFGNPPSGEVPILFNDHHVYANPDTLRQGRVLAALVKNGAILVPLASMFQQMGGTSTYDPATHSVTAKKDGAEVQVTLGKNEVIINGESRPLDVPPMMWKGNLLVPVRVISEALGAYVEWVPSQHVCVVRYIPPTPIPTPEPTPSATVPPTPAPTPMPTVRPVIGYAQGGVTSGQVANEYAANVRDSTGPSNPAGGLNGSYVASGVYLFDPFAVKVDWRQDSYTTTNNAVFNGGPGTQFNTVDGGSATVAQFHARQSTIDGRLEYRVTNPNIYVGVGYLQAANNYGIPALHAIGVGLEKLPNMNATWDVYGSIFYYPNANGTLTELTAGSATASQFKIEYDIYKYDAGIDVNLGSSPFYLFGGFSGDKYNAKQFAPINQTHAGPYLGLGFHV, encoded by the coding sequence TTGAAAAAATTCCACATCGCGGCCTTGTTAGCGATGCTATTCGTCGCACTAGGTATCGCGCCCAGCTTCGCTGCGTCCGGAACGGGAACAACGGCAACGTCCGGAACACAGGTCGCTGACGCAGCGATGGATTTCGGCAATCCGCCATCCGGCGAAGTGCCGATCCTGTTCAACGACCACCACGTCTACGCGAATCCCGACACTCTGCGCCAGGGTCGCGTGCTCGCCGCGCTGGTCAAGAACGGCGCGATCCTCGTTCCGCTGGCAAGCATGTTCCAGCAAATGGGCGGAACGTCGACGTATGATCCGGCCACGCATTCGGTCACCGCGAAAAAGGATGGCGCCGAAGTCCAAGTGACGCTCGGCAAGAACGAGGTCATCATCAACGGCGAATCACGGCCGCTCGATGTGCCGCCGATGATGTGGAAGGGCAATCTACTTGTGCCCGTCCGCGTGATCTCAGAAGCGCTCGGCGCGTACGTCGAGTGGGTGCCGTCGCAGCACGTCTGCGTCGTGCGCTACATCCCGCCGACACCGATCCCAACACCGGAGCCCACGCCGAGCGCGACCGTGCCTCCGACACCTGCGCCCACCCCGATGCCCACCGTACGACCGGTGATCGGCTACGCTCAGGGTGGCGTCACGAGCGGTCAAGTGGCGAACGAATACGCCGCGAACGTTCGCGACAGCACGGGTCCGTCGAATCCGGCGGGCGGTCTTAACGGCTCGTACGTCGCTTCGGGCGTCTACCTCTTCGACCCGTTCGCGGTCAAGGTGGACTGGCGTCAGGATTCCTATACGACCACCAACAACGCCGTATTCAACGGCGGACCGGGTACGCAGTTCAACACCGTGGACGGTGGATCGGCGACCGTGGCCCAGTTCCACGCGCGTCAGTCCACGATTGACGGGCGGCTTGAATACCGCGTCACCAACCCGAACATCTACGTCGGCGTCGGTTACCTCCAGGCGGCCAATAACTACGGCATTCCGGCACTGCACGCGATCGGTGTCGGCCTGGAGAAGTTGCCGAACATGAATGCGACGTGGGACGTCTACGGGTCGATCTTCTACTACCCGAACGCGAACGGCACGCTTACCGAGCTCACCGCGGGTTCGGCCACAGCGTCGCAGTTCAAGATAGAATACGACATCTACAAGTACGACGCCGGTATCGACGTCAACCTCGGATCGTCGCCGTTCTATCTCTTCGGTGGATTTAGCGGAGATAAATACAACGCGAAGCAATTCGCGCCGATCAACCAGACGCACGCAGGTCCGTACCTGGGCTTGGGCTTCCACGTCTGA